A section of the Vicinamibacterales bacterium genome encodes:
- a CDS encoding VWA domain-containing protein, translated as MRRATTAVFVLLAAAGAAAAGGQQTFRAGVDLVTMGVTVVDRKGNLVTGLGAGDFEVLEDGKRQDILYFAAGDGDAAPAMHLGLLLDASGSMQSDMKLAQGAAIKFLNLLPAAEDITLVDFDTQVRITRYPQRDFPRLIERIRQRKPDGWTALYDALGTFLDGADQQDGRKVMVMYTDGGDTRSALNLPDTLTLLKASQVTVYAIGLVDNTGSARQQLQMTLRQIAETTGGQAFFPTTMKDVEATYEKVLAEIKGQYHLGYQSANTTTDGAWRKVEVKPKRPDLRVRARQGYFAPYKTSRK; from the coding sequence GTGAGGCGGGCGACGACGGCCGTGTTCGTCCTGCTGGCCGCGGCTGGTGCCGCCGCGGCGGGCGGTCAGCAGACGTTTCGCGCCGGCGTGGATCTGGTCACCATGGGCGTGACGGTGGTCGATCGCAAGGGCAACCTGGTTACCGGTCTCGGCGCGGGCGATTTCGAGGTGCTCGAAGACGGCAAGCGGCAGGACATCCTCTATTTCGCCGCCGGCGACGGCGACGCCGCACCGGCCATGCACCTCGGCCTGCTGCTCGACGCCAGCGGCAGCATGCAGTCCGACATGAAGCTGGCGCAGGGCGCGGCCATCAAGTTCCTGAACCTGCTGCCGGCCGCCGAAGACATCACGTTGGTGGACTTCGACACGCAGGTGCGCATCACCCGCTATCCCCAGCGCGACTTTCCCCGGCTGATCGAGCGCATCCGCCAGCGGAAGCCGGATGGCTGGACGGCCCTCTACGACGCGCTGGGCACCTTTCTCGACGGCGCCGATCAGCAGGACGGCCGCAAGGTGATGGTGATGTACACCGACGGCGGTGACACGCGGTCGGCGCTCAACCTCCCCGACACGCTGACGCTGCTCAAGGCCTCCCAGGTCACCGTTTACGCGATCGGGCTGGTGGACAACACCGGCTCGGCCCGCCAGCAGCTCCAGATGACGCTGCGCCAGATCGCCGAGACCACCGGTGGCCAGGCCTTTTTCCCGACCACGATGAAGGACGTCGAGGCGACCTACGAGAAGGTGCTGGCCGAGATCAAGGGGCAGTACCACCTCGGCTACCAGTCGGCCAACACCACCACCGACGGCGCCTGGCGCAAGGTCGAGGTCAAGCCGAAGCGCCCCGACCTGCGCGTGCGCGCGCGCCAAGGCTATTTCGCCCCCTACAAGACCTCCCGGAAGTAG
- a CDS encoding DHH family phosphoesterase has protein sequence MRCLAVCHSELVVRLLEAVLAPTAELDVLVESPALARRFEDSELPVTVADTAKVDSYVRAGLSPATPVFVEDNGRRGLRKVLEALRGAGGTLIYVLGTSLADVRRAEALRDDFPEVTTLTLAELTGPPLLTELGRSVTRQRVQQYQRYMADADRVLILTHNDPDPDAMASGLALRTILRRTRQTAVIGCLAPVTRPENLRMVKLLDLKIETVTADHFKDFDKIALVDVQPHYFPGLLPHVDLVIDHHPAQSGYNAIFTDIRPDYGSTSTILTEHLRAVDMDISERTATAMLYAIKSDTLFFNRHANRADLDAFSHLYPLSDATMIRKMEGAEITAERLDYLIKGWQQGRMMEHVFCAFLGEPPRDDFIPYVADFYLQLENVQWTVISGVVNDTFVVSVRNLGYSRNAGDFVRRWFNDIGSAGGHRTMAKAVVPLEAFQKKFGTYEGSRINQRMLDLVLEFLHETRDK, from the coding sequence GTGCGTTGCCTTGCGGTCTGTCACAGCGAGCTGGTAGTCCGGCTCCTGGAGGCGGTCCTCGCTCCAACTGCGGAGCTCGACGTGTTGGTAGAGAGCCCGGCGCTCGCCCGGCGCTTCGAAGACTCGGAACTGCCGGTCACCGTCGCCGATACGGCGAAGGTCGACAGCTACGTCCGGGCCGGCCTGTCCCCCGCCACTCCCGTGTTTGTCGAAGACAACGGCCGTCGCGGCCTGCGCAAGGTGCTCGAAGCGCTGCGCGGAGCCGGCGGCACGCTCATCTACGTGCTGGGTACCAGCCTGGCCGACGTGCGCCGCGCCGAAGCGCTACGCGACGACTTTCCGGAAGTCACCACGCTCACCCTCGCCGAGCTGACCGGGCCCCCGCTCCTCACCGAACTGGGGCGGTCGGTGACCCGGCAGCGCGTCCAGCAGTACCAGCGCTACATGGCCGACGCCGACCGCGTCCTGATCCTGACCCACAACGATCCGGATCCGGATGCGATGGCGAGCGGCCTGGCCCTGCGCACCATCCTCCGCCGCACGCGCCAGACCGCCGTGATCGGGTGCCTCGCGCCGGTGACGCGCCCCGAGAACCTGCGAATGGTGAAGCTGCTCGACCTGAAGATCGAGACGGTCACGGCGGACCACTTCAAGGACTTCGACAAGATCGCCCTGGTTGACGTGCAGCCGCACTACTTCCCCGGCCTGCTGCCCCACGTCGACCTGGTCATCGACCACCACCCCGCGCAGTCGGGCTACAACGCGATCTTCACCGACATCCGCCCCGACTACGGCTCCACCTCAACGATCCTCACCGAGCACCTGCGCGCCGTGGACATGGACATCTCCGAGCGCACCGCCACGGCGATGCTCTACGCGATCAAGTCCGACACGCTGTTCTTCAACCGCCACGCCAACCGCGCCGACCTCGATGCGTTCTCGCATCTGTATCCGCTGTCGGACGCGACCATGATCCGGAAGATGGAGGGCGCGGAAATCACCGCCGAGCGCCTCGACTACCTGATCAAGGGCTGGCAGCAGGGCCGCATGATGGAGCACGTCTTCTGCGCGTTCCTGGGCGAGCCGCCGCGCGACGACTTCATTCCCTATGTCGCCGACTTCTATCTGCAGCTCGAGAACGTGCAGTGGACCGTGATCAGCGGCGTCGTCAACGACACGTTCGTGGTATCGGTGCGCAACCTCGGCTACTCGCGCAATGCCGGCGACTTCGTCCGCCGCTGGTTCAACGACATCGGCAGCGCCGGCGGCCACCGCACCATGGCCAAGGCGGTGGTGCCGCTCGAGGCGTTTCAGAAGAAGTTCGGCACCTACGAAGGCAGCCGCATCAACCAGCGGATGCTTGATCTCGTGCTGGAGTTCCTGCACGAGACCCGCGACAAGTAG
- a CDS encoding aminotransferase class I/II-fold pyridoxal phosphate-dependent enzyme: MKPATELIHAGERIDTGATPSLTVPIYETSTFIFDSVADVIKYQEGKLNGYLYSRYENPTVVAVEQKLAAVDGAEAAILFSSGMAAISTALLTLLKPGDEILCSAAIYGGTFHIIEDLMAKFGVERRFITLDDLADLARVIGPKTKMVWFESPINPTLRCVDVRKVAAACTAAGVLSVIDNTFASAINQPVLAMGIDLSMQSATKYLNGHSDVTGGALSGSKAVINPLAKARRLLGGIMDPIPAFALGRGMKTMPLRVAQHNANAMTVAQHLEHHRAIERVYYPGLASHPDHEIAKRQMSGFGGVVTIDVTGGKDGAFRVFDKLKVIKRAASLGGVESICSLPILTSQYGLTDEELVAAGVSKGMIRISIGLEDASDLIADLEQALA, encoded by the coding sequence ATGAAGCCAGCCACCGAACTCATCCACGCCGGCGAGCGGATCGATACCGGCGCGACGCCCTCGCTCACGGTTCCGATCTACGAGACCAGCACCTTCATCTTCGACTCGGTCGCCGACGTCATCAAGTACCAGGAAGGGAAGCTCAACGGCTATCTCTACTCCCGGTATGAGAACCCGACCGTGGTGGCGGTGGAGCAGAAGCTGGCGGCGGTGGACGGCGCGGAGGCGGCGATTCTCTTCAGCTCGGGCATGGCGGCGATTTCGACCGCCCTGCTGACGCTGCTCAAGCCCGGCGACGAGATTCTCTGCAGCGCGGCGATCTACGGCGGGACCTTCCACATCATCGAAGACCTGATGGCCAAGTTCGGGGTCGAGCGGCGCTTCATCACGCTCGACGACCTGGCCGACCTCGCGCGCGTGATTGGGCCGAAGACGAAGATGGTGTGGTTCGAGTCGCCGATCAATCCCACGCTGCGCTGCGTGGACGTCCGCAAGGTGGCCGCGGCCTGCACGGCGGCCGGCGTGCTGTCGGTGATCGACAATACCTTCGCGAGCGCGATCAACCAGCCGGTGCTGGCGATGGGCATCGACCTGTCGATGCAGAGCGCCACCAAGTACCTCAACGGCCACAGCGACGTGACCGGTGGCGCGCTGTCGGGGTCGAAGGCGGTCATCAACCCGCTGGCAAAAGCGCGACGCCTGCTGGGCGGCATCATGGATCCGATCCCGGCCTTCGCGCTCGGGCGCGGCATGAAGACCATGCCGCTGCGCGTGGCGCAGCACAACGCCAACGCGATGACGGTGGCGCAGCACCTCGAGCACCACCGCGCCATCGAACGGGTGTATTACCCGGGGCTCGCCTCGCACCCCGACCACGAGATCGCGAAGCGCCAGATGAGCGGCTTTGGCGGCGTCGTCACGATTGACGTGACCGGCGGCAAGGACGGCGCGTTCCGCGTGTTCGACAAGCTGAAGGTGATCAAGCGCGCCGCCAGTCTCGGCGGTGTGGAGAGCATCTGCAGCCTGCCGATCCTGACGTCGCAGTACGGACTGACCGACGAGGAGTTGGTGGCGGCCGGCGTGTCGAAAGGGATGATCAGGATTTCGATCGGTCTCGAGGACGCGTCGGACCTGATTGCGGATCTCGAACAGGCGTTGGCGTAG
- a CDS encoding patatin-like phospholipase family protein: MTEPRDSYSPERRTALLFTGTGADGAYHAGAMRALQEAGVKLDIVGGRGIGAIAAVLAAVDGSAQLWEAGGFWRAEPVATLYRWRWPFRLLRWLGLGLIAVLAIPAAVILLGLVVYPIALVLGMSGLDAGARFVQSFLETLTLAFSPGALPTWIPRLAALLSGAAVLTLAVGAWLAWWRAPLHRRTAGGRAWALLGSPIDAGAAIQHATETVWRLLKGGAAIKTPDAKDLSRRYAELLGENLGQPGFRELLLVVHDMDAHRDLVFGLVRDPFRKALFPPPGGVSSRRAEAHDLSSGTQAFTADVLAAALSLPGVSDPRLVQFAPDSYWRGETHRLVDRPACLARLLEEAAAAGAEQVVIIAATPDPPGPHELRPPRLDGFGRIGEQLASAETAVLNDAVRHLHHRFQGVYLIRPSHNPTRPLDFTGAYDEKSDRVQTLDELMERGYEDAYRQFIEPVVGASGDRMTQVTRDFDE; the protein is encoded by the coding sequence GTGACCGAGCCCCGCGACTCGTATTCCCCAGAACGCCGGACCGCGCTCCTGTTCACCGGAACGGGCGCCGATGGCGCGTACCACGCCGGCGCCATGCGGGCCCTCCAGGAAGCCGGCGTCAAGCTCGACATCGTCGGCGGCCGCGGCATTGGCGCGATCGCCGCCGTGCTGGCGGCGGTTGACGGCAGCGCGCAACTGTGGGAGGCGGGCGGATTCTGGCGCGCCGAGCCGGTGGCCACGCTGTATCGCTGGCGCTGGCCGTTCCGCCTGTTGCGATGGCTGGGCCTGGGCCTGATCGCCGTGCTCGCCATTCCCGCCGCGGTGATCCTGCTCGGCCTGGTGGTGTATCCGATCGCGCTGGTGCTCGGCATGTCGGGCCTCGATGCCGGCGCGCGGTTCGTGCAATCGTTTCTGGAAACGCTGACGCTGGCCTTTTCGCCGGGCGCCTTGCCGACGTGGATTCCGCGGCTGGCGGCGCTGCTGTCGGGCGCCGCGGTGCTCACCCTCGCGGTTGGGGCATGGCTGGCCTGGTGGCGCGCGCCGCTGCATCGGCGGACGGCCGGCGGACGTGCCTGGGCGCTGCTTGGCTCGCCGATCGACGCCGGCGCGGCGATCCAGCACGCCACCGAAACGGTGTGGCGCCTGCTCAAGGGCGGAGCGGCCATCAAGACGCCTGACGCCAAGGATCTCAGCCGCCGCTATGCGGAACTGCTCGGCGAGAATCTCGGCCAGCCGGGCTTTCGCGAGTTGCTGCTGGTGGTCCACGACATGGATGCGCACCGGGACCTGGTCTTCGGCCTGGTCCGGGATCCGTTTCGCAAGGCGCTGTTTCCCCCTCCGGGCGGCGTGTCGTCGCGGCGGGCCGAGGCGCACGATCTCTCGAGCGGCACGCAGGCGTTTACCGCGGATGTCCTGGCCGCGGCGCTGAGCCTGCCCGGGGTGAGCGATCCGCGCCTGGTCCAGTTCGCGCCCGACAGCTACTGGCGCGGCGAAACCCACCGGCTGGTGGACCGGCCCGCGTGCCTGGCGCGCCTGCTCGAGGAAGCGGCCGCCGCCGGAGCCGAGCAGGTCGTGATCATCGCCGCCACGCCCGATCCGCCGGGCCCTCACGAACTGCGGCCGCCGCGTCTCGATGGATTCGGGCGCATCGGCGAACAGCTGGCCTCGGCGGAGACCGCCGTGCTCAACGACGCCGTGCGCCACCTGCATCACCGCTTCCAGGGCGTCTACCTGATCCGCCCGTCGCACAACCCGACCCGCCCACTCGATTTCACCGGCGCCTACGACGAGAAGTCGGACCGCGTGCAGACGCTGGACGAGTTGATGGAACGTGGCTATGAAGACGCCTACCGCCAGTTCATCGAGCCGGTGGTCGGCGCCTCCGGCGACCGCATGACGCAGGTCACGCGCGACTTCGACGAGTGA
- the greA gene encoding transcription elongation factor GreA, whose amino-acid sequence MKERLIKRFEDELNALERELHKELPKEIQRARELGDLRENAEYQAAKERQTYVNARIAMLKRRMSEIALMNMDRIPHGKAGFGSTVTIREKDQELVYQLVMPEDAEAEKGLISTSSPIGRAILNKEEGDEIVVSTPSGTRKFEILKLVTIHE is encoded by the coding sequence ATGAAAGAAAGACTCATTAAGCGTTTTGAAGACGAGCTGAACGCCCTCGAGCGCGAGCTGCACAAGGAACTCCCCAAGGAGATCCAGCGCGCGCGCGAACTCGGCGACCTGCGCGAGAACGCGGAGTACCAGGCCGCGAAAGAGCGCCAGACCTACGTCAACGCACGCATCGCCATGCTCAAGCGCCGGATGAGCGAGATTGCGCTCATGAACATGGACCGCATCCCGCACGGCAAGGCCGGGTTCGGATCCACCGTGACGATTCGCGAGAAGGACCAGGAGCTGGTCTATCAGCTCGTGATGCCGGAAGACGCGGAGGCCGAAAAGGGCCTCATCTCCACGTCGTCTCCGATCGGCCGCGCCATCCTCAACAAAGAGGAAGGCGACGAGATCGTCGTGTCCACGCCCAGTGGCACGCGCAAGTTCGAGATCCTCAAGCTCGTCACCATCCACGAATAG
- a CDS encoding RNA methyltransferase: MTTITSRHHAIVKEFRELARGGGPMMLLDGWHLLTEAVTAGMVIETVAVCGPPTADEQNVIDRARRAGAHVVEVSSAALNAMSPVNSPTGVVASARKPAADAAAMLAPPPALVLAAFGIQDPGNAGAVIRSAAAAGATGVLVNEATADPWGWKALRASMGSVFHLPVIRTRAPMASIESWQAAGLTVAAAVPRGGVSMYDMDLSQPVAILMGGEGPGLPADVIEAADTRVSIPMSAPIESLNVAVAAALLLYEARRQRRR; encoded by the coding sequence ATGACCACCATCACCAGCCGCCACCACGCCATCGTCAAGGAATTCCGCGAGCTGGCTCGCGGCGGCGGCCCCATGATGCTGCTCGACGGGTGGCACTTACTCACCGAGGCCGTCACTGCCGGCATGGTAATCGAGACGGTCGCCGTGTGCGGTCCGCCGACCGCTGACGAACAGAATGTGATCGATCGCGCCCGCCGCGCCGGCGCGCACGTCGTCGAGGTGTCGAGCGCCGCCCTCAACGCGATGTCGCCCGTCAACTCGCCCACCGGGGTCGTCGCGTCGGCGCGAAAGCCGGCGGCTGACGCCGCCGCCATGCTGGCGCCGCCGCCCGCGCTGGTGCTGGCGGCATTCGGCATCCAGGACCCGGGCAACGCCGGTGCGGTGATTCGTTCAGCGGCCGCGGCCGGCGCCACCGGGGTGCTCGTCAACGAGGCGACCGCCGATCCGTGGGGCTGGAAGGCGCTGCGCGCCTCGATGGGCAGCGTGTTTCACCTGCCGGTGATCCGGACCCGCGCCCCCATGGCGTCGATCGAGAGTTGGCAGGCGGCCGGCCTGACGGTGGCCGCCGCGGTTCCCCGCGGCGGCGTGTCGATGTACGACATGGACTTGAGTCAGCCAGTCGCGATCCTGATGGGTGGCGAAGGCCCCGGCCTGCCTGCCGACGTGATCGAGGCAGCCGACACCCGCGTCAGCATCCCCATGAGCGCGCCGATCGAATCACTCAACGTCGCCGTCGCCGCCGCGCTGTTGTTGTACGAAGCGCGACGGCAGCGGCGTCGATGA
- a CDS encoding dienelactone hydrolase family protein, whose protein sequence is MSDDRKNPGKQDASLNDLSRRDFVALSLAAGLAAATGAGAHAQMAITERDVEIKTPDGTCDAAFIHPASGSHPAVIIWPDAFGLRPAMRDMAKRLAADGYSVLVPNPFYRMAKAPVPGLDTKTFSFQSKEDMTRLQSFMGGINAAGAAERDAVALVGFLDAQPQVNKAKKVGTQGYCMGGPLVFRTAAAVPARIGAGASFHGGGLVTTSPTSPHMLIPQMQAQLYIGIASNDDSRQPDAKDQLKQAFADAKVPAEIEVYGGLHGWCVPDMPAQAGSPIYNKPDAEKAWAKLLALYKSALA, encoded by the coding sequence ATGTCAGACGACAGGAAGAATCCCGGGAAGCAGGACGCATCGCTCAATGACCTCTCGCGCCGCGACTTCGTGGCGTTGTCCCTGGCGGCCGGCCTCGCCGCCGCCACGGGCGCCGGCGCCCACGCCCAGATGGCGATCACGGAGAGGGACGTCGAGATCAAGACCCCCGACGGCACCTGCGACGCCGCGTTCATTCATCCCGCCTCGGGTTCGCATCCCGCCGTGATCATCTGGCCCGACGCCTTCGGCCTTCGGCCGGCCATGCGCGACATGGCGAAGCGCCTGGCGGCCGACGGGTATTCGGTGTTGGTGCCCAACCCGTTCTATCGCATGGCCAAGGCGCCAGTACCGGGCCTCGACACCAAGACGTTCAGCTTCCAGAGCAAGGAAGACATGACGCGGCTGCAGAGCTTCATGGGCGGCATCAACGCCGCGGGCGCGGCGGAGCGCGACGCCGTGGCACTGGTCGGCTTCCTCGACGCCCAGCCGCAGGTCAACAAGGCGAAGAAGGTCGGCACGCAGGGCTACTGCATGGGCGGCCCGCTGGTGTTCAGGACGGCGGCGGCGGTTCCCGCTCGCATCGGCGCCGGCGCGTCCTTCCATGGCGGCGGCCTCGTCACCACCAGCCCCACCAGCCCGCATATGTTGATTCCGCAAATGCAGGCGCAGCTCTACATCGGCATTGCCTCGAACGACGACTCGCGGCAGCCGGATGCGAAAGACCAGTTGAAGCAGGCGTTCGCCGACGCCAAGGTGCCCGCGGAGATTGAGGTGTACGGTGGGTTGCACGGGTGGTGCGTGCCCGACATGCCGGCCCAGGCCGGCAGCCCGATCTACAACAAGCCCGATGCCGAGAAGGCGTGGGCGAAGCTGCTGGCGCTCTACAAGTCGGCGCTGGCGTAA
- a CDS encoding replication-associated recombination protein A, whose amino-acid sequence MSLFDDEPVPVDPRTVPLAERMRPRTIDEIVGQDELVAPGRPLREMIDRDLLQSIILWGPPGTGKTTVARLIADLTKAEFVAFSAVLAGIKEVKDVMATAVQRRRLTGKRTIVFIDEIHRFNKAQQDAFLPRVESGDIVLIGATTENPSFEVNAALLSRSKVFVLTPLDEGAIVTILRKALTDVEHGLGRQKPEADDEALRAIARFANGDARSALNLLQLTVSSANNPAGRPRIDKALLEKTLQNRTLLYDKSGEEHYNLMSALHKSMRNSDADASIYWLARMVEAGEDPKYIARRLIRFASEDIGNADPQAMTIAVSAKDAVHFIGMPEGNTALAQCVLYLATAPKSNAVYTAYGAAAEAAKNDVASPVPLHLRNAPTKLMKQLDYGKGYQYAHDEPDAVASMDCLPENLKGREFYKPTDYGFEKEIRKRLAWWKSKRTGSG is encoded by the coding sequence ATGAGCTTGTTCGACGACGAGCCGGTGCCCGTCGATCCCAGGACGGTGCCGCTGGCCGAGCGGATGCGTCCCCGCACCATCGACGAAATCGTCGGCCAGGATGAGCTGGTGGCGCCCGGCCGCCCGCTGCGCGAGATGATCGATCGCGACCTGCTGCAGTCGATCATCCTGTGGGGCCCGCCCGGAACGGGCAAGACCACCGTGGCCCGGCTGATTGCCGACCTGACGAAGGCGGAATTCGTGGCCTTCAGTGCCGTGCTCGCCGGCATCAAGGAGGTCAAGGACGTGATGGCCACCGCCGTGCAGCGCCGGCGCCTGACCGGCAAGCGCACCATCGTGTTCATCGACGAGATCCACCGCTTCAACAAGGCGCAGCAGGACGCGTTTCTGCCGCGCGTCGAAAGCGGCGACATCGTGCTGATTGGCGCGACCACCGAGAACCCGTCGTTCGAAGTCAACGCGGCGCTGCTGTCGCGATCCAAGGTCTTCGTCCTCACGCCGCTGGACGAAGGCGCCATCGTCACCATCCTCCGCAAGGCGCTGACCGACGTGGAGCACGGGTTGGGGCGCCAGAAACCGGAGGCCGACGATGAGGCGCTGCGCGCGATTGCGAGGTTCGCGAACGGCGACGCGCGGTCGGCGCTGAACCTGCTGCAGCTCACCGTGTCGTCGGCGAACAACCCGGCTGGGCGTCCACGCATCGACAAGGCCCTGCTCGAGAAGACGCTGCAGAACCGGACGCTGCTCTACGACAAGAGCGGCGAGGAGCACTACAACCTGATGTCGGCCCTGCACAAGTCGATGCGCAACAGCGACGCCGACGCCTCCATCTACTGGCTGGCGCGCATGGTGGAGGCCGGCGAAGATCCCAAGTACATCGCGCGGCGGCTGATTCGGTTCGCGTCGGAGGACATCGGCAACGCCGATCCGCAGGCCATGACCATCGCCGTCTCGGCCAAGGATGCCGTGCACTTCATCGGCATGCCCGAGGGCAACACCGCGCTCGCGCAGTGCGTCCTGTACCTCGCCACGGCGCCGAAGAGCAACGCGGTCTACACCGCCTACGGCGCCGCCGCCGAGGCCGCGAAGAACGACGTCGCCTCCCCGGTGCCGCTGCACCTGCGGAACGCACCGACGAAGCTGATGAAGCAATTGGACTACGGCAAGGGCTACCAGTACGCCCACGACGAGCCGGACGCCGTGGCGAGCATGGATTGCCTGCCGGAGAACCTGAAGGGGCGGGAGTTCTACAAGCCGACGGACTACGGGTTTGAGAAAGAGATCAGGAAGCGCCTGGCCTGGTGGAAATCCAAGCGGACAGGGTCCGGCTAA
- a CDS encoding PQQ-dependent dehydrogenase, methanol/ethanol family, producing MIVTRRWAGWVAAGLVGCVAVVALNGQQAARKVDEATLLKPADGDWVTYGRDYAETHHSPLKQIDQGNVSRLAEAWSVEVGSDGKLETTPLVFDGVLYGTSTWSEIYAVDLRTKKVKWQFDPALVRGGTEAMGPRPCCGPVNRGVALYDGRVYVGLLDGRLLALDAETGVPVWSVQTTPPGTDYTITGAPRIVKGKVVIGQGGAEYGVRGFLAAFDAATGKLAWKFYVIPGDPSKPFEDEALARAAKTWNGQWWKYGGGGTPWDGIAYDPELNLVYVGTGNGSPWNANHRSPGGGDNLYLASIVALNADTGKYVWHYQTTPSDNWDYNSAQPMILADVTIGNQVRKVLMQAPKNGFFYVLDRATGKLISGAPYVFTSWATGIDQQTGRPIETEAARYRYTPVRLSPSPVGAHHWPPMAFNPATGLVYYPGQETSSVFAMEEKFEFKEGQWNLGIRRGTPPGTKPVPPPPPDPKAPPAGGFFVAWDPVAQKAAWKIPFLASGGALSTAGQLIFAGNSAGKLFAMEPTTGKTLWEAQMLPGVATPISYELDGKQYIAVMSGISKGRVYFFALP from the coding sequence ATGATCGTGACAAGGCGTTGGGCGGGCTGGGTGGCAGCCGGCCTGGTTGGATGCGTCGCAGTGGTGGCCCTCAACGGGCAGCAGGCCGCGCGCAAAGTGGACGAGGCGACGTTGCTGAAACCGGCCGACGGCGACTGGGTCACCTACGGACGCGACTACGCGGAAACGCACCATAGCCCGCTCAAGCAGATCGACCAGGGCAACGTCAGCCGGCTGGCCGAGGCGTGGTCGGTGGAAGTCGGCTCCGACGGCAAGCTGGAAACCACGCCGCTGGTCTTCGACGGCGTGCTCTACGGCACCTCCACCTGGAGCGAGATCTACGCCGTTGACCTGCGGACGAAGAAGGTGAAGTGGCAGTTCGACCCGGCGCTGGTGCGCGGCGGCACCGAAGCCATGGGGCCGCGGCCCTGCTGCGGTCCGGTGAACCGCGGCGTGGCGTTGTATGACGGCCGCGTCTATGTCGGCCTGCTCGACGGCCGCCTGCTGGCGCTCGACGCCGAGACCGGTGTGCCGGTGTGGTCGGTGCAGACCACGCCTCCCGGGACCGACTACACGATCACGGGCGCGCCGCGCATCGTCAAGGGCAAGGTCGTGATTGGGCAGGGCGGCGCCGAATACGGCGTGCGCGGCTTCCTGGCCGCCTTTGATGCCGCCACCGGCAAGCTGGCGTGGAAGTTCTACGTGATTCCCGGCGACCCCTCGAAGCCATTTGAAGACGAGGCCCTCGCGCGCGCGGCCAAGACCTGGAACGGCCAGTGGTGGAAGTACGGCGGCGGCGGCACGCCGTGGGACGGCATTGCCTACGACCCTGAACTGAACCTGGTCTACGTCGGCACCGGCAACGGCTCGCCGTGGAACGCCAACCACCGCAGCCCCGGCGGCGGCGACAACCTGTACCTGGCGTCGATCGTGGCGCTCAATGCCGACACCGGCAAGTACGTGTGGCACTACCAGACGACCCCCAGCGACAACTGGGACTACAACTCGGCCCAGCCGATGATCCTCGCCGACGTCACCATCGGTAACCAGGTCCGTAAGGTGCTGATGCAGGCGCCGAAGAACGGGTTCTTCTACGTCCTCGATCGCGCGACCGGCAAGTTGATCTCCGGCGCGCCCTACGTGTTCACTTCGTGGGCCACCGGCATCGACCAGCAGACGGGACGGCCGATCGAGACCGAAGCCGCGCGCTACCGCTACACCCCGGTCCGCTTGTCCCCGTCACCGGTGGGTGCCCATCACTGGCCGCCCATGGCGTTCAACCCGGCCACGGGCCTCGTGTATTACCCGGGCCAGGAAACCAGCTCGGTGTTCGCGATGGAAGAGAAGTTCGAGTTCAAGGAAGGGCAGTGGAACCTCGGGATTCGCCGCGGGACACCACCGGGAACCAAGCCGGTGCCGCCCCCGCCGCCCGATCCGAAGGCGCCGCCAGCCGGCGGGTTCTTCGTGGCATGGGACCCGGTCGCGCAGAAGGCGGCGTGGAAGATTCCGTTCCTCGCGAGCGGCGGTGCGCTCTCCACGGCGGGGCAGTTGATCTTCGCGGGCAACTCCGCCGGCAAGCTGTTCGCGATGGAGCCCACGACCGGCAAGACCTTGTGGGAAGCGCAGATGCTGCCGGGCGTGGCCACGCCGATCAGCTACGAGCTGGATGGCAAGCAGTACATCGCCGTGATGTCGGGGATCAGCAAAGGGCGCGTGTACTTCTTCGCCCTGCCGTAA